One Silene latifolia isolate original U9 population chromosome 4, ASM4854445v1, whole genome shotgun sequence DNA segment encodes these proteins:
- the LOC141651229 gene encoding cytosolic sulfotransferase 6-like: MKKNTEILPPSFQEFFEDFCQGRYPFGPYFDHVLEYWKISVAQPEKVLFLKYEDLKNDPVKNLKRLAEFIGMSFSSKEETEGVITQIINLCSLKNLKELQVNKGGVVIHQDLDTKFFFRNGQVGDWTNHFTPLMAEKMDMMIQQKFKDTGLSFDLLPQHRQVT; encoded by the coding sequence ATGAAAAAGAATACGGAGATCCTTCCTCCGTCGTTCCAAGAGTTCTTCGAGGATTTTTGCCAAGGGAGGTACCCTTTTGGGCCTTACTTCGACCATGTGCTCGAGTATTGGAAAATAAGTGTTGCGCAACCAGAGAAGGTGTTGTTTCTCAAGTACGAGGATCTGAAAAATGATCCCGTCAAGAACCTAAAGAGGTTGGCGGAGTTTATAGGAATGTCCTTTTCTTCCAAGGAAGAAACTGAAGGCGTAATAACCCAAATTATTAACCTCTGCAGCTTAAAAAACCTCAAGGAATTACAAGTTAATAAGGGTGGAGTGGTAATCCACCAGGATTTGGACACTAAATTTTTCTTCAGGAATGGCCAGGTTGGAGACTGGACTAATCATTTTACTCCTCTTATGGCGGAAAAGATGGATATGATGATACAACAGAAGTTCAAAGACACTGGCTTATCCTTCGACTTGCTTCCTCAACACCGTCAAGTCACATAA
- the LOC141653236 gene encoding large ribosomal subunit protein bL17c isoform X1, whose protein sequence is MLKPVSLLFDSCNMACSSSATWSMVTLRSALPPVPSRHQSPILASCNTSSKPRLALRCSKPLLPQYNGLNALCPALSSFPSGLEKGFDSLFKIIDNGGRIFAMRHGRRVPKLNRPPDQRRALLRGLTTQLLKHGRIKTTRARASAVRKYVDKMITLAKEGSLHKRRQALGFIYEKQIVHALFAEVPDRYGERNGGYTRIIRTLPRRGDNAPMAYIELV, encoded by the exons ATGCTAAAACCTGTTTCTCTTTTATTTGACAGT TGTAATATGGCTTGTTCCTCATCAGCGACATGGAGCATGGTAACTCTTAGGTCGGCGTTGCCTCCAGTTCCTTCTCGTCACCAGTCGCCCATTTTGGCTTCTTGTAATACTTCATCAAAGCCTCGTCTAGCGCTACGTTGTTCTAAGCCTCTTCTGCCTCAATATAATGGGCTCAATGCTCTTTGCCCCGCCCTTTCTTCATTCCCCAGCGGATTAG AGAAAGGTTTCGACAGTCTCTTCAAAATAATTGATAATGGAGGTCGAATCTTTGCCATGAGACATGGAAGGCGAGTTCCTAAACTAAACAGGCCCCCAGATCAGCGTCGTGCACTTCTCCGTGGGCTAACAACTCAGCTTCTGAAGCACGGGCGCATCAAGACTACAAGAGCAAGAGCAAGCGCTGTCAGGAAATATGTTGACAAAATGATTACCTTGGCCAAAGAGGGTTCACTTCACAAGAGAAGGCAAGCACTCGGATTTATCTATGAGAAGCAAATTGTTCATGCATTGTTCGCTGAGGTGCCAGATAGGTATGGAGAGAGAAATGGAGGATATACAAGGATCATTAGAACTCTTCCAAGGAGAGGGGACAATGCACCAATGGCATACATTGAGCTTGTTTAG
- the LOC141653236 gene encoding large ribosomal subunit protein bL17c isoform X2 produces the protein MACSSSATWSMVTLRSALPPVPSRHQSPILASCNTSSKPRLALRCSKPLLPQYNGLNALCPALSSFPSGLEKGFDSLFKIIDNGGRIFAMRHGRRVPKLNRPPDQRRALLRGLTTQLLKHGRIKTTRARASAVRKYVDKMITLAKEGSLHKRRQALGFIYEKQIVHALFAEVPDRYGERNGGYTRIIRTLPRRGDNAPMAYIELV, from the exons ATGGCTTGTTCCTCATCAGCGACATGGAGCATGGTAACTCTTAGGTCGGCGTTGCCTCCAGTTCCTTCTCGTCACCAGTCGCCCATTTTGGCTTCTTGTAATACTTCATCAAAGCCTCGTCTAGCGCTACGTTGTTCTAAGCCTCTTCTGCCTCAATATAATGGGCTCAATGCTCTTTGCCCCGCCCTTTCTTCATTCCCCAGCGGATTAG AGAAAGGTTTCGACAGTCTCTTCAAAATAATTGATAATGGAGGTCGAATCTTTGCCATGAGACATGGAAGGCGAGTTCCTAAACTAAACAGGCCCCCAGATCAGCGTCGTGCACTTCTCCGTGGGCTAACAACTCAGCTTCTGAAGCACGGGCGCATCAAGACTACAAGAGCAAGAGCAAGCGCTGTCAGGAAATATGTTGACAAAATGATTACCTTGGCCAAAGAGGGTTCACTTCACAAGAGAAGGCAAGCACTCGGATTTATCTATGAGAAGCAAATTGTTCATGCATTGTTCGCTGAGGTGCCAGATAGGTATGGAGAGAGAAATGGAGGATATACAAGGATCATTAGAACTCTTCCAAGGAGAGGGGACAATGCACCAATGGCATACATTGAGCTTGTTTAG
- the LOC141651231 gene encoding flavonol sulfotransferase-like — protein sequence MSQNVVNKEVEVSEEEVDDLVKWLPNAVLLGNDRQIFNYKGFWCERYFLKSTLKSQRNFIAKDTDVIIGGLQKTGTTWLKSLLFSVVERVNHPVNQSLLLNHNPHALVHGLETHIYADQTDYLNLNLTHLGEPRLLSTHLPYALIPDSIRVSKAKIVYITRHPLDMLVSQYYFTLSIMKKKTTEEDDFIPPPIQDFFDDFCLGKYPFGPYFDHVVEFWKISIAQPEKVLFLKYEDLKSDPVKNLKRLAEFIGMPFSSKEETEGVITQIINLCSFKNLKELEVNKNGVVINDLLDKKSFFRNGQVGDWSNHFTPLMVEKMDIIMQHKFKGTGLSFNLLPQQL from the coding sequence ATGAGTCAAAATGTTGTAAACAAAGAAGTTGAAGTAAGcgaagaagaagttgatgatcTTGTAAAATGGCTTCCAAATGCTGTATTATTGGGGAATGATAGGCAAATTTTTAACTATAAAGGTTTTTGGTGTGAAAGATACTTTCTTAAGAGTACTCTCAAGTCTCAACGGAACTTCATTGCTAAAGACACCGATGTCATCATCGGTGGCCTCCAAAAGACCGGTACAACTTGGTTGAAATCCTTGTTGTTTTCGGTTGTAGAGCGAGTAAACCACCCCGTTAACCAAAGCTTATTGCTTAACCATAACCCCCATGCGCTTGTGCATGGGCTTGAGACTCATATTTACGCGGATCAGACCGACTATCTGAACCTGAACCTGACTCATCTAGGTGAACCTCGGCTTTTAAGCACCCACTTGCCATACGCCTTGATACCCGATTCCATCCGGGTATCTAAGGCAAAGATCGTGTACATAACACGACACCCTTTAGACATGCTTGTATCCCAATATTATTTTACATTGTCCATCATGAAAAAGAAAACAACCGAGGAGGACGATTTCATTCCTCCTCCAATCCAAGACTTCTTCGACGATTTTTGCCTAGGTAAGTACCCTTTTGGACCATATTTCGACCACGTGGTTGAGTTTTGGAAAATAAGCATAGCGCAACCAGAGAAGGTGTTGTTTCTCAAGTACGAGGATTTGAAGAGTGATCCCGTCAAGAACCTAAAGAGGTTGGCGGAGTTTATAGGTATGCCCTTTTCTTCCAAGGAGGAAACTGAAGgtgtaataacccaaataattaaCCTGTGCAGCTTCAAAAATCTCAAAGAATTAGAGGTTAATAAGAACGGGGTCGTAATCAACGACTTATTGGACAAGAAATCTTTCTTCAGGAATGGCCAGGTTGGAGATTGGAGTAATCATTTTACTCCTCTTATGGTGGAAAAGATGGATATAATCATGCAACACAAGTTCAAAGGTACCGGCTTATCCTTCAACTTGCTTCCTCAACAGCTTTAA